One genomic window of Punica granatum isolate Tunisia-2019 chromosome 1, ASM765513v2, whole genome shotgun sequence includes the following:
- the LOC116192498 gene encoding uncharacterized protein LOC116192498 yields MLGCSSDGNLDEAGFSRPMPWIGLYIAVASLACGLAMGADALTAFRCRKFWFPCRYLSLNATSLTVISVAIKLSVDLNTAMPRQQDQLSKLSSSALICTVMANSMPSLGNMGSGELLSNIIALAILVITAIVNISIQISTGVIYTFLREHIFLMFLMLLLLLMLSFSAMTVPTTKTYLEMKYCKKHELTLKEKDRKSETVIERLKEDLMKYWMMAYTGSPQFVVGRSVTCTASGALCLLSATALAEAMTRSYVMAGRFKFCTGESDYGWSSTMILIVQTIAVGIGTIAPALRWFVAIKFKCPKMVKKSFKDDFKLEKYWIKMLVEMKECPFFLQFRSRQCRRMIHGLKNEFLGFCIRLQAGIVLGSKVIRLISILFMSQILISCQFIKELTSKFESKNSIANEDSHLSMDRALKLDLSRYVLHLEGEEELVHSMMRNNWNTTEHFVKMGKKKEPKYLIRLLEDYHSHGFGGVLKFDSDRVSTIYHAGEEPPRCWALPIVTLASIAVAIPSIEQSMINQLLHSINEGLKYVELIEENLSQEQDITNVRKAANIVWLGVDLYHRWLDMDLRKLSCLQGDSPRDVLETLSEAAKNMLVDFKEKPVNECLMETPSRWPIKVLAAHSMYRITQTMLLDCRESCDENLSRKILETLLVTVSDILGACLTNLERVISMECCRSTIEERKESVQRAGVLIGKIEKVIEILSHRHVPNLSLDQMASIDKWRTSDHLRNLNDSPLTAFNEVNTKDSIKNSAELHLSIEYS; encoded by the exons ATGCTAGGCTGCAGCTCTGATGGTAACCTCGACGAGGCCGGCTTCAGCCGCCCGATGCCTTGGATCGGCCTCTATATCGCAGTGGCCTCCCTGGCCTGCGGCCTCGCCATGGGAGCTGACGCCCTGACCGCCTTCCGCTGCCGGAAGTTCTGGTTCCCCTGCCGCTACTTGTCCCTCAACGCCACCTCCCTCACCGTCATCTCTGTCGCCATCAAGCTCTCTGTCGACCTCAACACCGCCATGCCCCGGCAGCAGGACCAGCTCTCCAAGCTCAGCTCCTCTGCCCTCATCTGCACCGTTATGGCCAACTCCATGCCATCCCTTGGCAACATGGGAAGCGGGGAGCTCCTAAGTAATATAATAGCACTTGCAATCCTGGTTATCACCGCGATCGTGAATATCTCGATTCAAATCAGCACCGGCGTGATCTACACCTTCCTCCGGGAGCACATCTTCCTCATGTTCCTGATGCTGCTGCTCCTGCTGATGTTGAGCTTCTCGGCCATGACAGTCCCCACCACAAAGACTTACTTGGAGATGAAGTACTGCAAGAAACACGAGCTGACCCTTAAGGAGAAAGACAGGAAGTCCGAGACCGTGATCGAGAGACTGAAGGAAGACCTCATGAAGTACTGGATGATGGCCTACACTGGGAGCCCACAGTTTGTTGTTGGCCGGTCGGTGACCTGCACTGCCTCGGgtgcactttgtctgttaAGCGCCACGGCTCTGGCGGAAGCAATGACCAGGTCTTACGTTATGGCTGGACGGTTCAAGTTCTGCACAGGAGAATCGGACTACGGGTGGTCGAGTACCATGATACTCATTGTGCAGACGATAGCAGTCGGAATTG GTACGATCGCCCCGGCCCTTAGATGGTTTGTGGCAATTAAATTCAAGTGCCCGAAGATGGTTAAGAAGAGCTTCAAAGACGATTTCAAGCTCGAGAAGTACTGGATCAAGATGCTCGTTGAGATGAAGGAGTGCCCATTTTTTCTCCAGTTTCGGAGCAGGCAATGCAGGAGAATGATCCACGGGTtgaagaatgagttccttggGTTCTGCATCCGATTACAGGCAGGGATTGTGTTGGGTAGCAAGGTGATTAGGCTCATTTCGATTCTGTTCATGAGCCAGATTTTGATCTCCTGCCAGTTCATCAAAGAGCTGACGAGCAAGTTTGAGTCAAAGAACAGCATTGCAAATGAGGATTCACATTTGAGCATGGATCGAGCACTAAAGCTTGATCTGAGTCGTTATGTTCTTCATCTTGAGGGCGAGGAGGAACTAGTCCACTCGATGATGAGAAATAACTGGAATACCACGGAGCATTTTGTTAAGATGGGAAAGAAGAAGGAGCCAAAGTATCTCATTCGACTCCTGGAGGACTATCATTCCCATGGGTTCGGAGGAGTTTTAAAGTTCGACAGTGACCGTGTCTCGACCATATATCATGCAGGAGAAGAACCCCCAAGGTGTTGGGCCCTTCCTATCGTGACCCTTGCGAGCATTGCAGTTGCAATCCCGAGCATCGAACAGTCTATGATCAATCAGCTGCTGCATAGCATCAACGAGGGCCTAAAGTATGTTGAGCTCATTGAAGAAAACCTCAGCCAAGAACAAGACATTACCAATGTAAGGAAGGCAGCGAATATCGTGTGGCTAGGAGTTGATCTCTACCATAGGTGGCTCGATATGGACCTCCGGAAGCTCTCTTGTCTCCAAGGGGACAGCCCGAGGGATGTCCTTGAAACGCTCTCAGAGGCTGCAAAGAACATGTTGGTGGATTTTAAGGAGAAACCGGTGAATGAATGTTTGATGGAAACTCCTTCAAGGTGGCCCATTAAGGTTTTGGCGGCTCATTCGATGTACAGAATTACCCAAACAATGCTATTAGACTGCAGAGAGAGCTGTGACGAAAACTTGAGCAGGAAGATATTAGAGACGCTGTTGGTGACTGTCTCGGATATTCTGGGAGCGTGTCTTACAAACTTAGAGCGGGTCATATCGATGGAGTGCTGCAGGAGCACAATTGAGGAAAGGAAAGAGAGTGTGCAGCGTGCAGGGGTTCTGATTGGAAAAATCGAGAAAGTGATCGAAATCCTCAGCCATAGGCATGTTCCGAACCTCAGTCTCGACCAGATGGCTAGCATCGACAAGTGGCGCACATCAGACCACCTGAGAAATCTGAACGACTCACCCTTGACAGCATTTAATGAGGTGAATACGAAGGATTCTATCAAAAATTCAGCTGAGCTGCACCTGTCTATTGAGTACTCATAA